A window of the Neofelis nebulosa isolate mNeoNeb1 chromosome 13, mNeoNeb1.pri, whole genome shotgun sequence genome harbors these coding sequences:
- the SYNPO2L gene encoding synaptopodin 2-like protein isoform X2, which translates to MENFEPISQEPFSQASYNKAPDPTPELQDPFYAELQRAESLQEKSVKEAKTKCRTIASLLTAAPNPHSKGVLMFKKRRQRAKKYTLVSFGAAAGTGAEEEDGVPPTSESELDEEAFSDARSLTNQCDWDSPYLDMELARPGSAAGEGQGRGLGGQLSEASGRGVQLFEQQRQRTASSTQELARDGPAAVLNGQGLQSPPRAQSAPPEAAILASSPSPAPVASPTPFFPGSGAPTPAPNIFNRSARPFTPGLQGQRPGTTSVIFRPLAPKRVNESLGGLSPVAPPFLSSQGPTPLPSHVPASGSPSTPRTSGPVTATSSLYIPAPNRPVTPGGASEPPAPPTAAAMTSTASIFLSGPLRPAARPEAPAPGPGAPEPPSAREQRISVPAARTGILQEARRRGTRKQMFRSGNEETKNSPNPELLSLVQNLDEKPRAGGAESGPEEDALSLGAEACNFMQPPGGRSYKALSHVTPKTAPPMAAKTPPPMTPKTPPPVAPKPPSRGFLDGLVNGSAHSAGISEPARLQGRGGELFAKRQSRADRYVVEATPSPGFSPGPRPRSPSPTPSLPSSWKYSPNIRAPPPIAYNPLLSPFFPQGARTLPNKAQSQGPRATPKQGIKALDFMRHQPYQLKTAMFCFDEVPQTPGPASSGPPKTARVQEIRRFSTPAPQPTAEPLAPTVLAPRAATTLDEPIWRSELASAPVLSPGPPPESPRGLGTSPSSCGFQVARPRFSATRTGLQAHVWRPGAGHH; encoded by the exons ATGGAGAACTTTGAGCCCATCAGCCAAGAGCCCTTCAGCCAAGCCAGCTACAACAAAGCCCCAGACCCAACTCCTGAGCTCCAGGACCCATTCTACGCAG AACTGCAACGGGCAGAGAGCCTCCAAGAGAAGAGTGTGAAGGAGGCTAAGACCAAATGCCGCACGATCGCATCCCTTCTAACtgcagcccccaacccccactccaaGGGGGTGCTTATGTTTAAGAAACGACGGCAGAGAGCCAAGAAGTACACCCTAGTGAGCTTTGGGGCTGCGGCTGGGACAGGTGCTGAGGAAGAAGACGGGGTTCCTCCAACCAGCGAGTCGGAGCTGGACGAAGAGGCCTTCTCCGACGCCCGCAGCCTCACCAACCAGTGCGACTGGGACAGCCCCTATCTGGACATGGAGCTGGCCAGGCCAGGCTCAGCTGCAGGAGAGGGCCAGGGCCGGGGACTGGGAGGGCAGCTGAGTGAGGCCTCCGGCAGAGGGGTCCAGCTCTTTGAACAGCAGCGCCAGCGCACAGCCTCCAGCACCCAGGAGCTGGCACGGGATGGTCCAGCAGCCGTGCTCAATGGGCAGGGCCTGCAATCACCACCTCGGGCCCAGAGTGCTCCTCCGGAAGCAGCTATACTCGCATCCagtccttccccagcccctgtaGCCAGCCCCACCCCTTTCTTCCCAGGCAGTGGAGCTCCAACCCCGGCTCCAAACATCTTTAACCGGTCAGCTAGGCCCTTTACTCCAGGCTTACAAGGGCAGCGGCCAGGTACCACCTCGGTTATTTTTCGACCCCTAGCCCCCAAGAGGGTGAATGAAAGCCTGGGAGGTCTCAGCCCCGTCGCACCGCCCTTCCTGTCCTCTCAGGGGCCCACCCCTCTGCCCAGCCACGTGCCGGCCTCCGGTTCCCCCAGCACTCCACGCACCTCAGGCCCCGTGACAGCTACAAGTTCCCTGTACATCCCAGCCCCCAACCGTCCCGTAACGCCAGGAGGAGCCTCGGAGCCCCCCGCTCCGCCTACTGCCGCTGCCATGACCTCCACCGCTTCTATCTTCCTATCGGGACCTCTGAGACCAGCTGCGCGTCCAGAGGCTCCCGCCCCAGGCCCCGGggcgcctgagccacccagcgctcGGGAGCAGCGCATTTCCGTGCCAGCTGCCCGCACTGGCATCCTCCAGGAGGCCCGGCGACGGGGGACCCGGAAGCAGATGTTCCGGTCGGGAAACGAGGAGACGAAGAACTCGCCCAACCCCGAGCTCTTGTCGTTAGTGCAGAACCTGGATGAAAAACCCCGAGCCGGGGGAGCGGAATCTGGTCCAGAGGAAGATGCTCTGAGCCTTGGAGCTGAAGCCTGCAATTTCATGCAGCCACCAGGGGGCAGGAGTTACAAGGCTCTGTCTCACGTGACGCCTAAAACCGCTCCTCCAATGGCTGCCAAGACACCGCCCCCAATGACTCCTAAGACTCCACCCCCAGTGGCTCCTAAGCCCCCTTCTCGTGGGTTCCTTGATGGGCTAGTGAATGGGTCAGCCCATTCGGCTGGAATCTCTGAACCAGCAAGGcttcagggcaggggtggggagctgtTTGCCAAGCGGCAGAGCCGAGCAGACAGGTATGTGGTAGAAGCTACACCTAGTCCTGGCTTTAGCCCTGGCCCTAGGCCCAGAAGCCCTTCCCCTACACCATCACTGCCCTCTTCCTGGAAATATTCACCCAACATCCGTGCCCCACCTCCTATTGCTTACAACCCACTGCTATCACCCTTTTTCCCCCAGGGTGCTCGAACTCTCCCTAATAAGGCCCAATCCCAGGGTCCTCGGGCAACCCCTAAGCAGGGTATCAAGGCTCTGGATTTCATGCGGCACCAGCCCTACCAACTTAAAACTGCCATGTTCTGTTTTGATGAGGTTCCCCAGACTCCTGGCCCCGCCTCTTCAGGGCCCCCCAAAACTGCCCGAGTCCAGGAGATCCGCCGATTTTCCACTCCAGCACCCCAGCCCACTGCAGAACCCCTGGCCCCCACTGTTCTTGCCCCACGAGCAGCCACTACATTGGATGAGCCCATCTGGAGGTCAGAGCTGGCCTCAGCCCCTGTTCTTAGCCCAGGCCCTCCTCCAGAGTCTCCCAGGGGTCTTGGAACTTCCCCTAGCTCCTGTGGCTTCCAGGTAGCCAGGCCTCGGTTCTCAGCCACCAGAACTGGATTACAGGCTCATGTGTGGAGGCCAGGGGCAGGCCACCACTGA
- the SYNPO2L gene encoding synaptopodin 2-like protein isoform X1 has translation MGAEEEVLVTLSGGAPWGFRLQGGAEQRKPLQVSKIRRRSQAGRAGLRERDQLLAINGVSCTSLSHASAMSLIDASGNQLVLTVRRVEDEGPVRSPSPGELQVLSPLSPLSPEPPGAPVPQPLQPGSLLSPPDSEAYYGETDSDADGPATQEKPRRPRRRGPTRPSPPGALPDEVYLSDSPAEPAPAVAGPPSHGDSRVSSPSWEDGAALQPPPAEALLLPHGPLRPGPHLIPMVGPVPHPVAEDLTTTYTQKAKQAKLQRAESLQEKSVKEAKTKCRTIASLLTAAPNPHSKGVLMFKKRRQRAKKYTLVSFGAAAGTGAEEEDGVPPTSESELDEEAFSDARSLTNQCDWDSPYLDMELARPGSAAGEGQGRGLGGQLSEASGRGVQLFEQQRQRTASSTQELARDGPAAVLNGQGLQSPPRAQSAPPEAAILASSPSPAPVASPTPFFPGSGAPTPAPNIFNRSARPFTPGLQGQRPGTTSVIFRPLAPKRVNESLGGLSPVAPPFLSSQGPTPLPSHVPASGSPSTPRTSGPVTATSSLYIPAPNRPVTPGGASEPPAPPTAAAMTSTASIFLSGPLRPAARPEAPAPGPGAPEPPSAREQRISVPAARTGILQEARRRGTRKQMFRSGNEETKNSPNPELLSLVQNLDEKPRAGGAESGPEEDALSLGAEACNFMQPPGGRSYKALSHVTPKTAPPMAAKTPPPMTPKTPPPVAPKPPSRGFLDGLVNGSAHSAGISEPARLQGRGGELFAKRQSRADRYVVEATPSPGFSPGPRPRSPSPTPSLPSSWKYSPNIRAPPPIAYNPLLSPFFPQGARTLPNKAQSQGPRATPKQGIKALDFMRHQPYQLKTAMFCFDEVPQTPGPASSGPPKTARVQEIRRFSTPAPQPTAEPLAPTVLAPRAATTLDEPIWRSELASAPVLSPGPPPESPRGLGTSPSSCGFQVARPRFSATRTGLQAHVWRPGAGHH, from the exons ATGGGTGCTGAGGAGGAGGTGCTGGTCACATTGTCAGGGGGAGCCCCCTGGGGCTTCCGACTTCAGGGGGGGGCCGAGCAGAGGAAACCTTTACAGGTGTCCAAG ATCCGAAGACGGAGCCAGGCTGGCAGAGCAGGACTCCGAGAGAGGGACCAGCTTTTGGCCATCAATGGGGTCTCCTGTACCAGCCTCTCTCATGCCAGTGCCATGAGCCTCATTGATGCCTCAGGGAATCAGCTTGTTCTCACTGTGCGGCG GGTAGAGGATGAGGGGCCTGTGCGGTCTCCATCCCCTGGTGAGCTTCAAGTGTTGTCACCCTTATCTCCACTGAGTCCTGAGCCTCCTGGCGCTCCAGTTCCCCAGCCTCTTCAACCTGGGAGCCTCCTCTCACCCCCTGACAGTGAGGCTTACTACGGAGAGACAGACAGTGATGCTGATGGACCTGCCACCCAGGAGAAACCCCGCCGACCCCGCCGCAGAGGCCCCACAAGGCCCTCCCCTCCAGGAGCCCTACCTGATGAGGTCTACCTATCTGACAGCCCTGCAGAGCCAGCGCCTGCCGTAGCTGGCCCTCCCAGTCATGGTGACAGCCGTGTGAGCTCCCCATCTTGGGAGGATGGGGCAGCCCTTCAGCCACCCCCAGCTGAGGCCCTGCTGTTGCCCCACGGCCCCCTCAGGCCTGGCCCTCATCTTATCCCTATGGTGGGGCCTGTTCCCCACCCAGTGGCAGAAGACCTCACTACCACCTACACCCAGAAGGCCAAGCAAGCCA AACTGCAACGGGCAGAGAGCCTCCAAGAGAAGAGTGTGAAGGAGGCTAAGACCAAATGCCGCACGATCGCATCCCTTCTAACtgcagcccccaacccccactccaaGGGGGTGCTTATGTTTAAGAAACGACGGCAGAGAGCCAAGAAGTACACCCTAGTGAGCTTTGGGGCTGCGGCTGGGACAGGTGCTGAGGAAGAAGACGGGGTTCCTCCAACCAGCGAGTCGGAGCTGGACGAAGAGGCCTTCTCCGACGCCCGCAGCCTCACCAACCAGTGCGACTGGGACAGCCCCTATCTGGACATGGAGCTGGCCAGGCCAGGCTCAGCTGCAGGAGAGGGCCAGGGCCGGGGACTGGGAGGGCAGCTGAGTGAGGCCTCCGGCAGAGGGGTCCAGCTCTTTGAACAGCAGCGCCAGCGCACAGCCTCCAGCACCCAGGAGCTGGCACGGGATGGTCCAGCAGCCGTGCTCAATGGGCAGGGCCTGCAATCACCACCTCGGGCCCAGAGTGCTCCTCCGGAAGCAGCTATACTCGCATCCagtccttccccagcccctgtaGCCAGCCCCACCCCTTTCTTCCCAGGCAGTGGAGCTCCAACCCCGGCTCCAAACATCTTTAACCGGTCAGCTAGGCCCTTTACTCCAGGCTTACAAGGGCAGCGGCCAGGTACCACCTCGGTTATTTTTCGACCCCTAGCCCCCAAGAGGGTGAATGAAAGCCTGGGAGGTCTCAGCCCCGTCGCACCGCCCTTCCTGTCCTCTCAGGGGCCCACCCCTCTGCCCAGCCACGTGCCGGCCTCCGGTTCCCCCAGCACTCCACGCACCTCAGGCCCCGTGACAGCTACAAGTTCCCTGTACATCCCAGCCCCCAACCGTCCCGTAACGCCAGGAGGAGCCTCGGAGCCCCCCGCTCCGCCTACTGCCGCTGCCATGACCTCCACCGCTTCTATCTTCCTATCGGGACCTCTGAGACCAGCTGCGCGTCCAGAGGCTCCCGCCCCAGGCCCCGGggcgcctgagccacccagcgctcGGGAGCAGCGCATTTCCGTGCCAGCTGCCCGCACTGGCATCCTCCAGGAGGCCCGGCGACGGGGGACCCGGAAGCAGATGTTCCGGTCGGGAAACGAGGAGACGAAGAACTCGCCCAACCCCGAGCTCTTGTCGTTAGTGCAGAACCTGGATGAAAAACCCCGAGCCGGGGGAGCGGAATCTGGTCCAGAGGAAGATGCTCTGAGCCTTGGAGCTGAAGCCTGCAATTTCATGCAGCCACCAGGGGGCAGGAGTTACAAGGCTCTGTCTCACGTGACGCCTAAAACCGCTCCTCCAATGGCTGCCAAGACACCGCCCCCAATGACTCCTAAGACTCCACCCCCAGTGGCTCCTAAGCCCCCTTCTCGTGGGTTCCTTGATGGGCTAGTGAATGGGTCAGCCCATTCGGCTGGAATCTCTGAACCAGCAAGGcttcagggcaggggtggggagctgtTTGCCAAGCGGCAGAGCCGAGCAGACAGGTATGTGGTAGAAGCTACACCTAGTCCTGGCTTTAGCCCTGGCCCTAGGCCCAGAAGCCCTTCCCCTACACCATCACTGCCCTCTTCCTGGAAATATTCACCCAACATCCGTGCCCCACCTCCTATTGCTTACAACCCACTGCTATCACCCTTTTTCCCCCAGGGTGCTCGAACTCTCCCTAATAAGGCCCAATCCCAGGGTCCTCGGGCAACCCCTAAGCAGGGTATCAAGGCTCTGGATTTCATGCGGCACCAGCCCTACCAACTTAAAACTGCCATGTTCTGTTTTGATGAGGTTCCCCAGACTCCTGGCCCCGCCTCTTCAGGGCCCCCCAAAACTGCCCGAGTCCAGGAGATCCGCCGATTTTCCACTCCAGCACCCCAGCCCACTGCAGAACCCCTGGCCCCCACTGTTCTTGCCCCACGAGCAGCCACTACATTGGATGAGCCCATCTGGAGGTCAGAGCTGGCCTCAGCCCCTGTTCTTAGCCCAGGCCCTCCTCCAGAGTCTCCCAGGGGTCTTGGAACTTCCCCTAGCTCCTGTGGCTTCCAGGTAGCCAGGCCTCGGTTCTCAGCCACCAGAACTGGATTACAGGCTCATGTGTGGAGGCCAGGGGCAGGCCACCACTGA